The Streptomyces nitrosporeus genome includes a window with the following:
- a CDS encoding response regulator: protein MAIRVLLVDDQPLLRTGFRMILEAEGDLAVVGEAGDGLQAIDQVRALQPDVVLMDIRMPRMDGVEATRQITGPGRDGPAKVLVLTTFDLDEYVVEALRAGASGFLLKDAPAHELVQAIRVVAAGEAMLAPSVTRRLLDKYADHLPSGEESVPDALHTLTEREVEVLKLVARGLSNAEIAADLFVSETTVKTHVGHVLTKLGLRDRVQAAVYAYESGLVRPGAQ, encoded by the coding sequence GTGGCGATCCGCGTCCTGCTGGTCGACGACCAGCCACTGCTGCGTACCGGTTTCCGGATGATCCTGGAGGCGGAGGGTGATCTCGCGGTGGTCGGCGAGGCCGGCGACGGCCTGCAGGCCATCGACCAGGTGCGGGCGCTCCAGCCCGACGTCGTCCTGATGGACATCCGGATGCCGCGGATGGACGGTGTGGAGGCGACCCGCCAGATCACCGGGCCCGGCCGGGACGGTCCGGCGAAGGTCCTGGTCCTGACGACCTTCGATCTCGACGAGTACGTGGTGGAGGCGCTGCGTGCCGGGGCCAGCGGCTTCCTGCTGAAGGACGCGCCGGCCCATGAGCTGGTGCAGGCCATCCGTGTGGTGGCCGCCGGGGAGGCCATGCTGGCGCCGAGCGTCACGCGCAGGCTGCTCGACAAGTACGCCGACCATCTGCCCTCGGGCGAGGAGTCCGTACCGGACGCGCTGCACACCCTCACCGAGCGTGAGGTGGAGGTGCTGAAGCTGGTGGCCCGGGGGCTGTCCAACGCGGAGATCGCCGCGGACCTGTTCGTCAGCGAGACGACGGTCAAGACGCATGTGGGCCACGTCCTGACGAAGCTGGGCCTCCGTGACCGG
- a CDS encoding tRNA (adenine-N1)-methyltransferase — translation MSEPTGAARRRGPFKVGDQVQLTDPKGRHYTFTLEAGKNFHTHKGSFQHDELIGAPEGSVVRTTGNVAYLALRPLLPDYVLSMPRGAAVVYPKDAGQILAFGDIFPGARVVEAGVGSGALSTFLLRAIGEQGMLHSYERREDFADIARQNVERYFGSPHPAWELTVGDLQDNLSDTDVDRVVLDMLAPWECLEAVSKALVPGGILCAYVATTTQLSRTVESIREIGCFAEPQPWESMIRNWHVEGLAVRPDHRMIGHTGFLVTARRLADGVEPPLRRRRPSKGAYGEDYDGPGRRSGSAGRD, via the coding sequence ATGTCCGAACCGACCGGAGCCGCCCGCCGTCGCGGCCCATTCAAGGTCGGGGACCAGGTCCAGCTCACCGACCCCAAGGGACGCCACTACACCTTCACGCTCGAAGCCGGGAAGAACTTCCACACCCACAAGGGTTCTTTCCAGCACGACGAGCTGATCGGTGCTCCCGAGGGCAGTGTTGTCCGTACCACGGGAAACGTCGCCTACCTCGCGCTGCGCCCCCTGCTCCCCGACTACGTCCTGTCCATGCCCCGCGGTGCCGCCGTGGTCTACCCGAAGGACGCGGGGCAGATCCTGGCCTTCGGCGACATCTTCCCCGGCGCACGCGTCGTGGAGGCCGGCGTCGGCTCCGGGGCGCTCAGCACCTTCCTGCTGCGTGCCATCGGCGAACAGGGCATGCTGCACTCCTACGAGCGCCGTGAGGACTTCGCCGACATCGCCCGGCAGAACGTCGAGCGCTACTTCGGCTCGCCGCACCCCGCCTGGGAGCTCACCGTCGGCGACCTCCAGGACAACCTCTCGGACACCGACGTCGACCGGGTCGTCCTGGACATGCTCGCCCCCTGGGAGTGCCTGGAGGCCGTCTCCAAGGCCCTGGTGCCCGGCGGCATCCTCTGCGCCTACGTCGCGACGACCACCCAGCTCTCGCGGACCGTCGAGTCCATCCGCGAGATCGGCTGCTTCGCCGAGCCGCAGCCCTGGGAGTCGATGATCCGCAACTGGCACGTCGAAGGCCTGGCCGTGCGTCCCGACCACCGGATGATCGGCCACACCGGCTTCCTGGTCACCGCCCGCCGCCTCGCGGACGGCGTCGAACCGCCGCTGCGCCGCCGCCGTCCCTCCAAGGGCGCCTACGGCGAGGACTACGACGGCCCCGGCCGCCGCAGCGGCTCCGCCGGCCGCGACTGA
- the prcB gene encoding proteasome subunit beta — translation MEANTRSTGRLPAAFLTPGSSSFMDFLAGHSPEMLPGNRSLPPVQGAFEAPHGTTIVAATFPGGVVLAGDRRATMGNMIAQRDMQKVFPADEYSAVGIAGTAGLAIEMVKLFQLELEHFEKVEGATLSLEGKANRLSTMIRGNLSMAMQGLAVVPLFAGFDVDREKGRIFSYDVTGGRSEETGYAATGSGSLFARGSMKKLYRDDLTEDQAITLVVQALYDAADDDSATGGPDVARRLYPIVTVITDDGFRKLTDDQASAVARAVVEHRLQQPEGPRAALL, via the coding sequence GTGGAAGCCAACACTCGTAGCACCGGGCGTCTACCAGCTGCCTTCCTGACGCCCGGGTCGTCCTCGTTCATGGACTTCCTGGCCGGCCACTCACCCGAGATGCTGCCGGGCAACCGCAGCCTCCCGCCCGTGCAGGGCGCGTTCGAGGCGCCGCACGGCACGACGATCGTGGCGGCCACCTTCCCCGGCGGGGTGGTGCTCGCCGGGGACCGGCGCGCCACCATGGGGAACATGATCGCCCAGCGCGACATGCAGAAGGTCTTCCCCGCCGACGAGTACTCGGCGGTGGGCATCGCGGGCACGGCCGGCCTCGCGATCGAGATGGTCAAACTGTTCCAGCTGGAGCTGGAGCACTTCGAGAAGGTCGAGGGCGCCACGCTCTCCCTGGAGGGCAAGGCCAACCGCCTGTCCACGATGATCCGCGGCAACCTCTCGATGGCGATGCAGGGCCTGGCCGTCGTCCCCCTGTTCGCGGGTTTCGACGTGGACCGGGAGAAGGGCCGTATCTTCTCCTACGACGTCACCGGCGGGCGCTCCGAGGAGACCGGGTACGCGGCCACCGGATCCGGGTCCCTCTTCGCCCGGGGGTCGATGAAGAAGCTCTACCGCGACGACCTGACGGAGGACCAGGCCATCACCCTGGTCGTACAGGCGCTGTACGACGCCGCGGACGACGACTCGGCGACCGGCGGTCCCGACGTGGCCCGCCGGCTCTACCCGATCGTCACGGTCATCACCGACGACGGTTTCCGGAAGCTGACGGACGATCAGGCGTCCGCGGTCGCGCGTGCGGTCGTGGAGCACCGGCTCCAGCAGCCCGAAGGCCCGCGCGCCGCACTGCTCTGA
- the arc gene encoding proteasome ATPase: MAAHDDDINRGIRPGRGSDDPAGQVAFLEQEIAVLRRKLADSPRHTRILEERIVELQTNLAGVSAQNERLAGTLREARDQIVALKEEVDRLAQPPAGFGVFLQANEDGTCDIFTGGRKLRVNVSPSVELDGLRRGQEVMLNEALNVVEAMEFERAGDIVTLKEILEDGERALVIGHTDEERVVRLAEPLLDITIRPGDALLLEPRSGYVYEVVPKSEVEELVLEEVPDIDYDKIGGLGDQIELIRDAVELPYLHPDLFKEHELRPPKGILLYGPPGCGKTLIAKAVANSLAKKVAEVTGQPAGKSYFLNIKGPELLNKYVGETERHIRLVFQRAREKASEGTPVIVFFDEMESLFRTRGSGVSSDVENTIVPQLLAEIDGVEGLENVIVIGASNREDMIDPAILRPGRLDVKIKIERPDAEAAKDIFAKYLTPTLPLHADDIDEHTGSKEAAAQAMIQSVVERMYTESEENRFLEVTYANGDKEVLYFKDFNSGAMIQNIVDRAKKMAIKAFLEQGQKGLRVSHLLQACVDEFKENEDLPNTTNPDDWARISGKKGERIVFIRTLVTGKQGADTGRSIDTVANTGQYL; the protein is encoded by the coding sequence GTGGCAGCCCACGACGACGACATCAACCGCGGCATCCGGCCCGGGCGGGGGTCCGATGACCCAGCCGGCCAGGTTGCCTTTCTCGAGCAGGAAATCGCCGTCCTGCGACGTAAGCTCGCCGACTCTCCGCGGCACACGAGGATTCTCGAAGAGCGGATCGTCGAGTTGCAGACGAACCTGGCGGGCGTGTCCGCGCAGAACGAGCGGCTCGCCGGAACACTGCGCGAGGCACGCGACCAGATCGTGGCCCTCAAGGAAGAGGTCGACCGGCTCGCGCAGCCGCCGGCCGGCTTCGGCGTCTTCCTGCAGGCCAACGAGGACGGCACCTGCGACATCTTCACCGGGGGCCGCAAGCTCCGGGTGAACGTCAGCCCCAGCGTCGAACTCGACGGCCTCCGGCGAGGCCAGGAAGTCATGCTCAACGAAGCGCTCAACGTGGTCGAGGCCATGGAGTTCGAGCGGGCCGGGGACATCGTCACCCTCAAGGAGATCCTCGAGGACGGCGAGCGCGCCCTGGTCATCGGGCACACCGACGAGGAACGGGTGGTGCGGCTCGCCGAGCCGCTGCTGGACATCACCATCCGCCCCGGCGACGCCCTCCTGCTCGAACCCCGTTCCGGCTACGTCTACGAAGTGGTCCCCAAGAGCGAGGTCGAGGAGCTCGTCCTCGAAGAGGTCCCGGACATCGACTACGACAAGATCGGCGGTCTGGGCGACCAGATCGAGCTGATCCGCGACGCGGTCGAGCTCCCGTACCTCCACCCCGACCTCTTCAAGGAGCACGAGCTGCGCCCGCCGAAGGGCATCCTGCTCTACGGCCCGCCCGGCTGCGGCAAGACGCTCATCGCCAAGGCGGTGGCCAACTCCCTGGCCAAGAAGGTCGCCGAGGTCACCGGCCAGCCCGCGGGGAAGAGCTACTTCCTCAACATCAAGGGCCCCGAACTGCTCAACAAGTACGTCGGTGAGACCGAGCGGCACATCCGCCTGGTCTTCCAGCGTGCCCGGGAGAAGGCGAGCGAAGGCACCCCCGTCATCGTCTTCTTCGACGAGATGGAATCCCTCTTCCGCACCCGCGGTTCCGGTGTCAGCTCGGACGTGGAGAACACCATCGTCCCGCAGCTGCTCGCCGAGATCGATGGTGTGGAGGGCCTGGAGAACGTCATCGTCATCGGCGCCTCCAACCGCGAGGACATGATCGACCCCGCGATCCTGCGGCCCGGCCGCCTCGACGTGAAGATCAAGATCGAGCGCCCGGACGCGGAGGCGGCGAAGGACATCTTCGCGAAGTACCTCACCCCCACCCTGCCGTTGCACGCGGACGACATCGACGAGCACACCGGTTCCAAGGAAGCCGCCGCCCAGGCCATGATCCAGTCGGTCGTGGAGCGGATGTACACGGAATCCGAGGAGAACCGCTTCCTCGAGGTCACCTACGCCAACGGCGACAAGGAAGTCCTGTACTTCAAGGACTTCAACTCCGGCGCGATGATTCAGAACATCGTGGACCGGGCGAAGAAAATGGCCATCAAGGCATTCCTTGAGCAGGGCCAGAAGGGCCTGCGCGTCTCCCACCTCCTCCAGGCGTGTGTGGACGAGTTCAAGGAGAACGAGGACCTGCCCAACACGACGAATCCGGACGACTGGGCCCGGATTTCCGGCAAGAAGGGCGAGCGGATCGTCTTCATCCGCACCCTCGTCACCGGAAAGCAGGGCGCGGACACCGGACGCTCCATCGACACGGTGGCGAATACCGGACAGTACCTGTAA
- a CDS encoding ferredoxin, whose protein sequence is MTVQQDAPGGSGTEELEVWIDQDLCTGDGICVQYAPEVFELDIDGLAYVKSADDELLQDAGATTPVPLPLLQDVVDSAKECPGDCIHVRRVSDSVEVYGPDAD, encoded by the coding sequence ATGACCGTGCAGCAGGACGCTCCGGGCGGCAGTGGCACAGAGGAACTGGAGGTCTGGATCGACCAGGACCTCTGTACCGGCGACGGCATCTGCGTGCAGTACGCGCCCGAGGTGTTCGAGCTGGACATCGACGGGCTCGCGTATGTGAAGAGCGCCGACGACGAACTGCTCCAGGACGCCGGTGCCACCACACCGGTGCCGCTGCCCCTGCTCCAGGACGTGGTGGACTCGGCCAAGGAGTGCCCGGGCGACTGCATCCACGTACGTCGCGTTTCGGACAGCGTGGAGGTCTACGGCCCGGACGCGGACTGA
- a CDS encoding MFS transporter: MGAGYLEILRAKHATRLLTGTLVGRLPNATAPIAIVLFVRAEGGSYTLAGVLAAVYGLGTAVGQPLLGRAVDLHGQPRVQLPAAVLSALGTALLAVTGLGVLPLAYAAVVVAGVFTPPLEGGLRALWPSVLGREDRVHRAYAMDAIAQEVMFTAGPLLVTLLVSLWSPAAALLVINALGVLGALSVVLSEPSRAWRSAPREAHWLGALRSPGLLALLGAFFFVGLALGSITVAALAYADGHGDESVYGRLMAALGLGALIGGAVYGARQWAGEPERRLRAVVGLLALGYLPLTLTPGVHAMTALAALSGVFLAPAIACSFIVVDRHAPRGTVTEAFSWLVTTFGVGAAAGTAVAGPVVELGGTAWGFAVAGGGGAAALLVLLVTGRVLTAPRPGTAVVAGSENDRNGAAEPGFSSGHKA, encoded by the coding sequence ATGGGCGCGGGATATCTGGAGATCCTCCGGGCGAAGCACGCGACCCGGCTGCTGACCGGCACGCTCGTGGGGCGGCTGCCGAACGCCACCGCCCCCATCGCGATCGTCCTGTTCGTCCGGGCCGAGGGCGGCAGCTACACCCTGGCCGGGGTGCTCGCCGCCGTGTACGGCCTGGGCACGGCGGTGGGGCAGCCGCTGCTGGGGCGGGCCGTGGACCTCCACGGGCAGCCCAGGGTGCAGCTGCCGGCCGCGGTGCTCTCCGCGCTGGGCACGGCCCTGCTGGCGGTGACCGGTCTCGGCGTACTCCCGCTCGCCTACGCGGCGGTGGTGGTGGCCGGGGTCTTCACCCCGCCCCTGGAGGGCGGCCTGCGCGCCCTGTGGCCGAGCGTGCTCGGCCGGGAGGACCGGGTGCACCGGGCCTACGCCATGGACGCGATCGCCCAGGAGGTCATGTTCACCGCCGGGCCGCTCCTGGTGACCCTCCTGGTGTCGCTGTGGTCCCCCGCCGCCGCCCTGCTGGTCATCAACGCCCTGGGGGTGCTCGGCGCCCTGTCGGTGGTGCTCAGCGAACCCTCCCGGGCCTGGCGCTCCGCGCCCCGCGAGGCGCACTGGCTGGGCGCCCTGCGCTCACCCGGGCTGCTGGCCCTGCTGGGGGCGTTCTTCTTCGTCGGGCTGGCGCTCGGCTCGATCACGGTGGCCGCCCTGGCCTACGCCGACGGCCACGGGGACGAGTCGGTGTACGGCCGGCTCATGGCGGCCCTCGGCCTCGGCGCGCTGATCGGCGGCGCGGTCTACGGGGCGCGCCAGTGGGCCGGGGAGCCCGAACGGCGGCTGCGGGCCGTCGTCGGCCTGCTGGCCCTGGGCTACCTGCCGTTGACCCTGACCCCCGGCGTGCACGCCATGACCGCGCTCGCCGCCCTCTCCGGGGTCTTCCTGGCACCGGCCATCGCCTGCTCCTTCATCGTGGTGGACCGGCACGCGCCGCGGGGCACCGTGACCGAGGCCTTCTCCTGGCTCGTCACCACCTTCGGCGTGGGCGCGGCGGCCGGCACCGCCGTCGCCGGACCGGTCGTCGAACTCGGCGGGACGGCGTGGGGATTCGCCGTCGCGGGGGGCGGGGGAGCGGCCGCCCTGCTGGTCCTGCTGGTCACCGGGAGGGTCCTCACGGCCCCCCGGCCCGGCACCGCTGTCGTGGCCGGTTCGGAAAATGATCGGAACGGTGCTGCCGAACCCGGTTTCAGCTCAGGCCATAAGGCGTAA
- a CDS encoding ubiquitin-like protein Pup, with the protein MATKDTGGGQQKATRSTEETEEQVQDAQASEDLKERQEKLSEDVDDVLDEIDDVLESNAEDFVRSFVQKGGE; encoded by the coding sequence ATGGCGACCAAGGACACCGGCGGCGGACAGCAGAAGGCGACACGCTCCACGGAGGAGACCGAGGAGCAGGTGCAGGACGCACAGGCGTCCGAGGACCTCAAGGAGCGGCAGGAGAAGCTCAGCGAGGACGTCGACGACGTCCTCGACGAGATCGACGACGTACTCGAGTCCAACGCCGAGGACTTCGTGCGGTCGTTCGTGCAGAAGGGCGGCGAGTAG
- the dop gene encoding depupylase/deamidase Dop: MTVRRVMGIETEYGISVPGQPHANAMLTSSQIVNAYAAAMHRARRARWDFEEENPLRDARGFDLARDTADSSQLTDEDIGLANVILTNGARLYVDHAHPEYSSPEITSPLDAVLWDKAGERVMALAAERAAAIPGAQPIHLYKNNTDNKGASYGTHENYLMKRETPFSDIVRHLTPFFVSRQVVTGAGRVGIGQDGHEHGFQLSQRADYFEVEVGLETTLKRPIINTRDEPHSDAEKYRRLHVIIGDANLSEISTYLKLGTTALVLSMIEDGFINVDLAVDQPVRTLHQVSHDPDLKQLVTLRNGRTLTAVQLQMQYFELARKYVEERYGADADEQTKDVLARWEDTLNRLENDPMSLAGELDWVAKRELMEGYRRRDGLDWDAPRLHLVDLQYADVRADKGLYNRLAARGRMKRLLDEADVERARTKPPEDTRAYFRGRCLEQYADHVAAASWDSVIFDLPDRDSLQRVPTMEPLRGTRSHVEELLDRCRTADELVRTLTGG; encoded by the coding sequence ATGACCGTACGGCGAGTGATGGGCATCGAGACGGAGTACGGGATCTCCGTCCCCGGTCAACCCCATGCCAATGCGATGCTCACCTCGTCCCAGATCGTCAACGCCTACGCGGCGGCGATGCACCGGGCGCGCCGCGCCCGCTGGGACTTCGAGGAGGAGAATCCGCTGCGCGACGCGCGAGGCTTCGACCTCGCCCGCGACACGGCCGACTCCAGCCAGCTCACCGACGAGGACATCGGCCTGGCCAATGTCATCCTCACCAACGGTGCGAGGCTGTACGTCGACCACGCGCACCCCGAGTACAGCTCACCGGAGATCACCAGCCCGCTGGACGCGGTGCTCTGGGACAAGGCCGGCGAGCGCGTGATGGCCCTCGCGGCGGAGCGGGCGGCCGCGATCCCCGGTGCCCAGCCGATCCACCTCTACAAGAACAACACCGACAACAAGGGCGCGTCCTACGGCACCCACGAGAACTACCTGATGAAGCGGGAGACCCCCTTCTCGGACATCGTGCGCCATCTGACGCCGTTCTTCGTCTCCCGCCAGGTGGTCACCGGCGCGGGCCGCGTCGGCATCGGCCAGGACGGCCACGAGCACGGCTTCCAGCTCAGCCAGCGCGCCGACTACTTCGAGGTCGAGGTCGGGCTGGAGACCACGCTCAAGCGCCCCATCATCAACACCCGGGACGAGCCCCACTCCGACGCCGAGAAGTACCGCCGGCTGCATGTGATCATCGGCGACGCGAACCTCTCGGAGATCTCGACCTATCTCAAGCTGGGCACCACCGCACTGGTCCTCTCGATGATCGAGGACGGGTTCATCAACGTCGACCTGGCCGTCGACCAGCCGGTGCGCACCCTGCACCAGGTGTCGCACGACCCGGACCTGAAGCAGCTCGTCACCCTCCGCAACGGGCGGACCCTCACCGCCGTACAGCTGCAGATGCAGTACTTCGAGCTGGCGCGCAAGTACGTCGAGGAGCGGTACGGCGCGGACGCCGACGAGCAGACCAAGGACGTCCTGGCCCGCTGGGAGGACACCCTGAACCGGCTGGAGAACGACCCGATGAGCCTGGCGGGCGAGCTGGACTGGGTCGCCAAGCGGGAGCTCATGGAGGGGTACCGGCGCCGGGACGGCCTGGACTGGGACGCCCCGCGCCTGCACCTGGTGGACCTCCAGTACGCCGACGTGCGCGCCGACAAGGGCCTGTACAACCGCCTGGCGGCCCGCGGGAGGATGAAGCGGCTGCTCGACGAGGCCGACGTCGAGCGCGCCCGTACGAAGCCGCCGGAGGACACCCGGGCCTATTTCCGGGGCCGGTGCCTGGAGCAGTACGCGGACCACGTGGCGGCGGCCTCCTGGGACTCGGTGATCTTCGACCTGCCCGACCGCGACTCCCTGCAGCGCGTGCCGACCATGGAACCGTTGCGAGGTACACGTAGTCATGTGGAGGAGCTGCTGGACCGCTGCCGCACGGCGGACGAGCTGGTCCGGACGCTCACGGGGGGCTGA
- a CDS encoding LacI family DNA-binding transcriptional regulator, whose protein sequence is MSSARQPAPPRPTSRDVAREAGVSQATVSLVFGGKWRGRVSEATAGRVRERAEALGYQPNLAARSLRLGRTRTALLVVPALTNEFFARVYTGAAAVAAEHGFGVVLYPSPDGAGPARDPFASARAALDGVIASSMAADALGALRGADLPLVMLDSDPGDRSAAARVNLDIADGMRQVTEHLLGLGHRRFVHLASAVDTWTFAVRARALHGTLRAVPDARVRTVRAPLEVRAALESLQAALAAPGPLPTAVVCDDDILAAGACKAVRRLGLRVPEDISVSGFDDLALATAVEPELTTVRLPAEEVGRRGMDALLAVLDGRPAERGDLPVRLVARGSTARPRT, encoded by the coding sequence GTGAGCAGCGCGCGGCAGCCCGCCCCACCCCGGCCCACCAGCCGTGACGTGGCGAGGGAGGCCGGGGTCTCCCAGGCCACGGTCTCGCTCGTGTTCGGCGGCAAGTGGCGCGGGCGGGTGTCCGAGGCGACCGCCGGGCGGGTACGGGAGCGCGCCGAGGCTCTGGGCTACCAGCCGAACCTGGCCGCCCGCAGCCTCCGGCTGGGCCGCACCCGCACCGCCCTCCTCGTCGTCCCCGCGCTCACCAACGAGTTCTTCGCCCGGGTCTACACAGGTGCCGCCGCGGTCGCCGCCGAGCACGGCTTCGGTGTGGTGCTCTATCCCTCCCCGGACGGCGCCGGGCCGGCCAGGGATCCCTTCGCCTCCGCCCGCGCCGCACTCGACGGGGTGATCGCCTCGTCCATGGCGGCCGATGCCCTGGGGGCGCTGCGGGGCGCGGACCTGCCCCTGGTGATGCTGGACAGCGACCCCGGGGACCGGAGCGCGGCGGCACGCGTCAACCTCGACATCGCGGACGGCATGCGGCAGGTGACGGAGCATCTGCTGGGCCTGGGACACCGCCGTTTCGTCCACCTCGCCTCCGCCGTGGACACCTGGACCTTCGCGGTGCGCGCCCGCGCCCTGCACGGGACGCTGCGGGCCGTCCCCGACGCCCGCGTACGCACCGTGCGGGCACCGCTGGAGGTCCGGGCCGCCCTGGAGTCGCTCCAGGCGGCGCTGGCGGCCCCGGGCCCCCTGCCGACCGCGGTGGTCTGCGACGACGACATCCTGGCCGCGGGCGCCTGCAAGGCCGTACGGCGGCTCGGGCTCCGGGTGCCCGAGGACATCTCCGTGTCCGGCTTCGACGACCTCGCCCTGGCCACCGCGGTGGAGCCGGAGCTCACCACGGTGCGGCTGCCCGCCGAGGAGGTCGGCCGGCGCGGGATGGACGCCCTGCTCGCGGTCCTGGACGGCCGCCCGGCCGAGCGGGGAGACCTTCCCGTCCGCCTGGTGGCCCGGGGGTCGACGGCGCGCCCCCGGACATGA
- a CDS encoding site-2 protease family protein, producing the protein MDNSGDSGRPQPGAGGTGPGTGPEKDGPRRPEEPGGGLLMGRPFGVPVYVAPSWFVVAALITWVFGGQLDRVLPELGAARYLVALFFAIAFYASVLVHELAHTIAALRYKLPVRRIQLQFFGGVSEIEKESETPGREFVLAFVGPLLSLVLGGLFYVPLQFVEAGTVPGVLLAGLMVSNLIVAAFNLLPGLPLDGGRMLRAVVWKITGKPMSGTVAAAWVGRGLAVTVLVGLPLLTHTGALGNPTSEISGFETVTDALLAAILAAIIWTGAGNSLRMARLREHLPGLRARTLTRRAVPVESATPLSEALRRANEAGARALVVVDGQGSAKGVVREAAIVGVPEHRRPWVAVGSLSQDITEGMRIPAELAGEPLLDRLKATPATEYLVVEETGEIYGVLSTVDVERAFVAAMARPAS; encoded by the coding sequence GTGGACAACAGCGGCGACAGCGGGCGCCCGCAGCCCGGCGCGGGGGGCACCGGCCCCGGCACCGGACCGGAGAAGGACGGACCGCGCCGCCCGGAGGAGCCCGGCGGCGGCCTGCTCATGGGCCGCCCCTTCGGCGTACCCGTGTACGTCGCGCCCAGCTGGTTCGTCGTCGCGGCCCTGATCACCTGGGTCTTCGGGGGCCAGCTCGACCGGGTCCTGCCCGAGCTCGGCGCCGCCCGCTACCTGGTCGCCCTGTTCTTCGCGATCGCCTTCTACGCCTCCGTACTCGTCCACGAACTCGCCCACACCATCGCGGCCCTGCGCTACAAGCTGCCCGTCCGCCGGATCCAGCTCCAGTTCTTCGGCGGCGTCTCCGAGATCGAGAAGGAGTCGGAGACCCCCGGCCGCGAGTTCGTCCTGGCCTTCGTCGGCCCGCTGCTCTCCCTCGTGCTCGGAGGCCTCTTCTACGTCCCGCTCCAGTTCGTCGAGGCGGGCACCGTCCCCGGCGTGCTGCTCGCCGGGCTGATGGTCTCCAACCTCATCGTCGCCGCCTTCAACCTGCTCCCCGGCCTCCCGCTCGACGGCGGACGCATGCTCCGCGCCGTCGTCTGGAAGATCACCGGCAAGCCCATGAGCGGCACCGTCGCCGCCGCCTGGGTCGGGCGCGGACTGGCCGTCACCGTCCTCGTCGGCCTCCCGCTGCTCACCCACACCGGCGCGCTCGGCAACCCCACCAGCGAGATCAGCGGGTTCGAGACCGTCACCGACGCCCTGCTCGCGGCGATCCTCGCCGCGATCATCTGGACCGGCGCGGGGAACAGCCTGCGGATGGCCCGGCTCCGCGAACACCTCCCCGGCCTGCGCGCCCGCACCCTCACCCGGCGCGCCGTGCCCGTGGAGTCGGCCACCCCGCTCTCCGAGGCCCTCCGCCGCGCCAACGAGGCCGGCGCCCGCGCCCTGGTCGTCGTCGACGGGCAGGGCAGCGCCAAGGGCGTCGTACGCGAGGCGGCCATCGTCGGCGTCCCCGAGCACCGCCGGCCCTGGGTCGCCGTCGGCTCCCTCTCCCAGGACATCACCGAAGGCATGCGGATCCCCGCCGAGCTCGCGGGCGAACCCCTGCTGGACCGGCTCAAGGCGACCCCGGCCACCGAATACCTGGTCGTCGAGGAGACCGGCGAGATCTACGGCGTCCTGTCCACCGTGGACGTCGAACGCGCCTTCGTCGCCGCCATGGCGCGCCCCGCCTCCTGA